In Pan paniscus chromosome 1, NHGRI_mPanPan1-v2.0_pri, whole genome shotgun sequence, the DNA window TTCTGATTTATCTATAGTGTTTTTGAGTGGATCTGTTTGTATGTATACAGATTTTTTAGTGGCTGCTGTGGGTATTGCATTGTATATGCATAATTTATCATCGTCTATTGGTAtggacattttattattttaagtgaattgCAGACCTTACTTCCATTTAAGTCCCTTTACTTCTTGATTTCTGATATAACTGTCTTAAACATTTTCTATACATATGTTAATAACCATATCAATGTTATGGTTATTGCTTCAActatcaaatataattttaaaaaactcaggAGGAAAAAGATACTGTCCTATAGTTTTAGACTTCACACTGTTCTTCCTTTATTCCTGATGTTTCACGTTGGtttctatcatttcttttttgtttgaaaaacTCCCATTAGCCACATTTTTAGGATGGGTATACTGGCatcacatttccatatttttctttcatatgaaACTATCTTTGTTTTACCTTCATCTCTGAAGGACATTTTCACTGGATAtggaattctaggttgacagaATTCTTCTTATTTAGCACTTGAAAGATGTGGTGACACTTTTTCCTGGCCTTCTTGGTTTCTGAcaagaaatctgctgtcattcaAATAATAGTTCCCCTATAGATGATATGTCAGTTTTCTCTACTTTCAAgatttgctttcaaaattttcttcttcAAGATTTTTTGTCTTTAGCTTTCAGATGTTTGATTATGATATTTCTTATTGTGGATTTCTTTGGGATTATCCTGTTTGAGTTTCACTCATCTTCTTGAATTTGTAGGTTAATTACTTTCACCAAATTTGGGTAATTCTGAGCCATTATTTCTACAATTTTTCAGGATCAcaccctttctcctctccttctgggactctGATGACACGAATGCTAACACTTTTGTTGTCCCAAAGTTTATTaaggctctgtttttttttttctcagtctatTTTCTCTGTTGTCGAGATggaataatttctattgatctatttttGAGAAAGAACTTGTTTCTCATAGTTTTTGAGGCtgggaatttatttctcatagttttgaggccaagatcaaggcaccaagtTTAATTATTTGtggagggctgctctctgcttctaagaCAGTGCCTGTTGCTGTATTCTCTGGAGGGGTAAAATAGTGGAAGGTGGAAGGATATTGATTCTTTACTCTGTCATCTCCATTCTGCTATTGTGCCTATCTAGTGagttttttattttccagttctaAAATTTAACTATATAATgggttattatatttttagttctaaaatttccacttGGCTCTTTTTATATCTTCTGTTTATTTGCCAaggttttctattttctcattgtTTCAAGTGTGTTTGTAATTTCTTATTGAACCATTTTTATAATGTCTTCTTTAAAATCCCTAACAGATAAGGCCAGGAGTGGAGGCgattacgtctgtaatcccagcactttgggaggccaaggcgggcagatcacttcaggccaggaattcaagagcagcctggccaatacggcgaaactctgtctatactgaaaacaaagaaacaaacaaaccaaccaacaaacaacacaaattagccggatgtggtggcacacgcctgtagtcccagctactcaggaggctgaggcataagaattgcttgaaccctggaggtggaggttgcagtgagctgagactgggccactgcactccagtctgggagacagagtgagactgtctcaaaacaacaacaaaaaaatccctaACATAATCTCAAAATCTGTGTCATTTCACTGTTGGTTATCTGTCGAATGGTTCTTTTATCATTCAAGTTGGgatttttttctggttcttgGTATGATGAGTGATTTTTATTGTGTGCTGGACACTTTGGGCATTATGTTAAGAGACTTCAGATcttgtttaaattttctattatagCAGACTTCTGCTAAAACCACACTAGTGAGGTTATGGAGAGTGTAGCACCTTCTGAGTAAGCCCATGTGGTCTCCTTACTATGGTGGAAGTCCAGGattcttgttcatttttttccccatggtGTTTGGTTGAAGTAGGGCAAATATTGTCAGAAAGGTTTCTGTTTTACTAGACTACCCCTTTCCTGGTCTTTTATTTAAAGCAAGAGAATTTTCTTGGTGCAATTTTTTTGTCTGCACCTGCCAGAATCTTGGTTGCAGATTTTCTAGTGCCCAATCTGGGAAACAcaggaggcaaaaagaaaacccaggaaactTACCACTGTCAGTCCTTTAGTTCTGAGGACTCCAGCTACTCTGCCTTGTCCTCTCCAGACTCACCGGAGAAATAATAAGCATATCAGATGTTTACGGCATAAGCTGGTGCTGCTAACGTGCAGCCACCCAGCTTTCAAagtcttcttatgtttgttttatatattatgccCAGAGATTTTAGTTCTACTTCACAAGAGCGATAGTAAGAAATACATCTACTTCATTTTGTCCAGAACTGAAAGTCTGactttcatttgttaaaaaacataaaagtaatGCAGTGGTTGGGCTCCTGGATCTTTAAGACTGCTATTTATTCTGATCTCCATGAATTACCGATGTAAAATGATGCATGGTAGTGATCCTAAATGGAAGAGTTGAggaggaagacttttttttttcccccagcagtGATTGAGTAGGAAGGGTACTTTGGCTTTTTGACGTAGCAGGAGATTTTCTTGAGTAAATCAGTAAATTGGCATTTAACTAGAGCTGGTAAAATCAGGATATGAAACAGAACCTGGAAAGTCCCTGGCCAGGCTGATGTTCTACATCTCTTTTGCGGGCTCTGCAATTAATACATCCCTTGGAGCAACTGTCGCTTCTTCCTTGTTAATTGGAAGCTCTTGTGTTTTCCATGACCTCTTTCTGGTGCTGAGCTTTTACATCTCGTATATGTATGCTGCATCTTCCTAATTAGGTAAAGTTCCTTCAAGAGAGCAGGAAACATTCAACCCGAGAAAGCtgattgaaattaaaaaaaaaaaaaaaaagagagagagtgagagagcagGAAACAGCTCCCCTACTACCTCCTCTCCCTACGGGTACCTACTAAAGTGGTCTTGCTCACCCTAGGGGCCCGTAAACATCtgatatgctttttatttctccgTGAGTCTGAGTAGCATGAGCTGGTGCTCCTAATGTGCAGCCACCCAGCTTTCAGACCTTGCACAATTGGCTCTGGACTGTGAGAAACAGCGTCTTTCCAGGGcagcctgtctttaaaaaacagagTTCAGTAAGGAGACCCACAGTAGCTACTCAATCCACAGGGAGGTGTTTACTGAAGTCTCTCCTCAGGATCTTTGTGTTTTGGGATCACGTCATGATTTTAAGCCGTACACTAGAATGTTCATATGTTTGACCGTCGTTTGCCAGCCATTCCTCCCTCTCCTGGTGACTCCCATCTATCCACTCACCTTTCCGCCAATGGAGTCCgtgtatttgtaaaatgaatgtaAGTGTGAATGAGCGAATgcaggaaaggagaagaatggaatggaatggatgaacTTGAACACTACAAATACTCTTGGAGACCTAAAGATTCTCATGAATTTGCAAATTTATTGACTGAGGCACTGGGGTTGGGAGGTAGTTGTACAGAAACCAAAGAGGCTAAACAGCAGAACTAGATGCAGCCGGAGAGCTCAATGGCTTCTTCCAGGTAGGTTAAGACATGAAGGATTTGCAAACCTCGGGTAGCATCATGAGAGCTCTAAGCCCATCGGTGCCCCTGGAAAACACCTCCAACTCCTTCGCCTCCGTGGTACCCTGGGGGATCTATTTGGACGGCCAGGTAGGCGCCTGCTTCTGCTGGGTCTGGTGGCAAATCGGGACGCCCTTGCCACTCCCGGAGCCACCCACGgaggagccgccgccgccgcctccagaGGAACCACCTCCGCAGACGGAGTCCCCGCCACTGATGATGCAGCCGCTGCCAGTCCCGGAGGAGCCGCCGCCGCAGCCGGAGCTCCCGCCACCCCCGCCGCTGGAGAAGCAGCCGCttccgccgctgccgccgccgccggaCGATCCCCCTCCGTAACTCGGCTGGGGCGTGCACGAGGTCTGAGTGACCTGCTGCGAGGAGACGTAGCCGGAGCCGCCGCCGCCAGAGGAGCCTCCGCCGCAGCCAGAGCCGCCGCCGGAGTAGCCGCCGCCAGAGCCGCCGCCGGAGTAGCCGCAGACAGagccgccgcccccgccgctgGAGAAGCAGCCGGAGCCGCCCCCGGAGGAGCCGCCGCTAGAGACGCCTCCGTAGCTCTGGCACTGGACCGCCTGGCCCGAGAAGCCGCCGCCGCCGGAGGAGAAGCAGCCGGAGCCGCCCCCGGAGGAGCCGTCCCCACCGCTGGAGAAGCAGCCGGAGCCGCCCCCGGAGGAGCCGCCGCCGCAGCCGGAGCCGCCGCCACCGGAGGAAAAGCAGCCGGAGCCGCCCCCACCGCTGGAGAAACAGCCAGAGCCCCCGCCGGAGGAGCCCCCGCCTCCGGAGTACTTGATGCTCCCACCGGAGCCCCCTCCGCAGCCTCCAatgccgcccccgcccccgcccccggaggagcccccgccgcagccgccgccAGAGTAACCACCGCCGCCGAAGAAGCCGCAGCCACcaccgccgctgccgccgccgccaccgccaccgccgcCAGAGGTCTTCACGCAGTCCACTGGGGGTTGAGGGGTGGGCTGCTTTTTCTGATAAGACATCTTGTCTGAGAAGGAAGGAGAGCCTGGAAGGGGAGAAGAGAGCATCGCTGGACCAGCTGCAAGAGGATACTTACGGAGTCAGCTGCATCCATAGCAACATCGCCATCCTCCCAGGGCTCCTTCAGGTGCCCGGAGAGCCCTCAGCGGGGTTTCTTATGATTGCTGCTTTTGGAAAAGTTGAGTTCCTCATTCCCCTGCAGAAAGCCTTCATTATGCTTTAAACAGCCCAGTTAGTAGTGCCCATTCTttctcccagctctgcctctgacCACTGTTGTGTGATTTGAGGGCAGATCACCCACACGCTCACCTCTTTCTCATTTCCTGTTAAATGAAAGGGTTTGAACACTTCATCTTTCAGGCCTCTTCCAATCTCAACACTGATTCTCTGAGTGCAAATAGAAAACTACCACAAACCTCTACCTAGGATAGGAGATTTTACCCATTCCCAGCACAACAGAGAGAGGTTTGTTGGACTTCATTCTATTGAGGGCTGTTGCACTCCATcctctgcagaagctcttagtTCAAACTCTTGGTCTGTCCCACTGAGCTAGGCCATGAACCAAGGGCTAGTCACTAGAAAAGACAGGCTCTGCTGTGGCCCTGCCTGGAAACAGGGGAAGGACCCTGGTGGTCCTTTGGACCAACATCCCCGACCAGAAGCTATTAGCCATCTCTTCCATGATTTTCTCAAGTCCAAGTTTGGTAGAAGGGACTTTGACTAGTAGGAAGTTGTATTTCCCTCTCAGAACTTCTAACTCTGTAAAGCAGCAATTGGATTTCTGTAGCACCTCAAATCCCTCCCATCTGCAACTTTTTTGGATCATTCTCCCTACTCTCTTGAGAGTGGCTCAGGCTCTCCTCCTGACAGGTTCACAAGGTCTGCTCAGCCTGTGCACAGGCTGCCTTGGACAGCCTCTGCAGAGTCCTTCTGTGCCCGGGGCACCATGCCTGCCCCTATGCGGGTGCCAGAGAGGCAGGAGATAGTCTTGTCTTTGTGGAGTTTACATTCTGGCCAGAAGACCAGAAACACCATCTGCATGGCAGCAGCTCATCCCCTGCTCCTTTCCTGACCGCCCTCTATATGTGAGTGCTTTTGGGAAGGCAGAGGTCCTATAGCTCCCAAAGGGGAAAGAGGCCCTGGTCCATCTAATCTAGTCAGGCCTGGGCAAGACCAGCTGGGAAAATGAGAGAGTCAGTAGAACCCACACTTACCCAAAGCACCAGGAAGGGTGAGTGAGGAGAGAAGATGCTGGCAATGTGAGGAGCACTGATCTCCTGAGGTTATATATagagctctccctgactcattgATCCAGGCCAGCTTCTTGTGTTTGGCCTCAGTTACGTGACCCGTGGCTGTCGGCCCCACCTCCCTGTGATTGCAGGCACAGGATGGCCCATTCATGAAGGTTTTGGCATTCTTGAGATGGGCAGCCTGGTGTGTGACTGGCCCCTTCTCTGATGCAACAGTGTGGCAGGCTCATCAGTGGGGTCACCCAGTCAGAGTGGATGGCAGACATTGTTTCCAAAACCTCTGGCACAGGACGCATACCAGGTGACCACAGGGCTGTGCTTGAGGAATAGGTCCCAGAGTCTTGAGGTGCCCTAAGAGAGTCAAACTGAAGATCTCAGTGCTTTATCCAAGGAGTAGGACCTTCTAAATCCTACTGTTTGACTTCTGGTCCTGCTACTCTAAAAATCCTCAAAACTTTAGAACCCGTTACTCCTTTGCAAAAGTTTATCTCCCAGGATTTCATGTGTGTTTTGCCGGGGTGTTTCTGTCCTGCCCACTGGAGGCATGAGTCCCCAGCACCCAGCTCTGGACTGCACACCATAGACAGTGCTGTAACTAATGTGACGTGGGAAGCTACTTTGATTCGTCCCCAGAGACAGCAGGCATTTGAGACAGTCTGAGAAGGGTAATCAATACTGACTTTCCTTGCAGCAGAGCAAACTAAAGAGATGGACCATGTGATCCCACAAAGGCTCTTTGGCTCTGTTGTCCTGTGGTGTTGTGTGGCAAAACACTGACCTTAGCCTGAGGGGCAGTCATTGAATGGGATAGACTTGAGATTAGGTGACAGATTGGATGCTCCCTTTGCTACTTGCCAGCTGTGTCACCTTGGGCAGAGTCATAGCTCTTAGTGCAGTGCCTGCACATGGGAGGCACTCAGTAAGTACTTATTGACTGTGGAATGATCAAGCTTTTTGACCCTCAGTTACCTTGTctatcaaataaaaatagtagTACCTATTTCACAGGCATGTGAAGGGAGAATAGTTATGTTAAGTGTAGAAGGTGAtgctgtcttttttgttgttttctcataTAACAGCACATCCTTACTTCCAACCTGGCCTTCCCTTGGATACCAAGGCCAGAAAGGAGTCCATGGAGGGATTGGGCAAGTCCAATTCTTCTCCTAGGAGAATAACTCAAAACTTTCTTGTTGACTCTGGACCAGTAGCATCACCTCTGCGCATGCAGAACAGGATGCTGCTTCTTTCATAACCGGAAGTCAATTGGTATTGTTTAAGATACCACAGTCAAACTTTGTTCTGCCCAGTTATGTTTTGAAATGACAGCTCCAATAATAAATTCTTAATTATAGTGCACTTTTAATGATCCAGATGATCCTGATTAGACTGTGGCCATCAGAAACTTGTGGCACTAGTTTCAGTTTGGACAGCATAAACCCAGGTGAACCCAAGAGGAACTCAGGTGCTCTCCTCCTTAGAGGAGACCCAGTAGGGAGAAGGCAGGATCTGTTGGAGAAGGCAAGTTTATCTGCTTGAAGTTGAGGCAGTGTGGAGAATTTGGAGGGAAACAGGCCGCGATTAGTGATTGCTGTGGGTATAAGAAAGAACAGTTTTATTTAGCTGGGCCACATTGGAAAGAGGAGCACATGTGGACGACGGTTCCCAGTACTGATATGTGGTCCCTTGTTGGCCCATTGCTATGTGTTCACCAGTCCTTAGCAAAAGTGTAAGTAAAAGGACGTCAGCAGGGTATTCTTGGGAAAGAAAGTCTTCAATTCTGAAATCATGGCCTTCCTACCTCTTCCTTTAAAAGATGTGGTGACATGAGGCTGTAGTTGTTTCTTTTATGTCCTGCCATGTCAAAATGAAAATTTGGCTATGGTGTAATGATTACCACTTTTTTCTGAGGGAGATATTACTTCTCCATGGAATTCTAAAATTTGGgaactaggccgggtgcagtggctcatgcctgtaattctagcactttgggaggccaaggtgagaggattgcttgagcccaggagtttgagaccagcctgcacaacatagcaagaccctgtctctacaaaaaatacaaaaattaacgagGTGTGGTGCCATGCGCCTGTAGTgccatctactctggaggctgaggtgggagaatcgcttgggcccaagagtttgagaccagcctgggtaacatagtgagacctcatctctacaaaaaaataaacaaaattaactgggcatggtggcatgtgcccgtagtcccagctactcaggaggctgtgatgggaggatcgcttgtgcctgggaggtcaaggctgcagtgcgccaagattgcaccactgccctccagcctgggtgacagagtgagaccctgtctcaaaaaataaacaaaacggGAACCTAAAGTACAGTTGACCCAAAATGACTAATCTTCAAATTGTCCATGTTGGCTTTGGGGGGttcattttcttctaagaaatatagggttttttattctattaattttaaGATGCTAATTCTTTATTTGTTAATCCAGCCAAAACAAATGTACTGGGCACCATGTTAAGCATCAAAGAGCCAGAAGGCTTTCCAAAGCTATGCATGGGTCTTTTTGGTAGAGTCGCGGGTGGGGATGGTGCCCCAtgcctgcctctgccaccctaTATAGCATTTAATAAGaaaggatatacatatataactatatatagttttatatacatatatagttttatatacatatataactatatagttttatatacatatataactatatagttttatatacatatataactagttttatatacatatataactatatagttttatgtacatatataactatatagttttatgtacatatataactatatagttttatgtacatatataactatatagttttatgtacatatataactatatagttttatgtacatatataactatatatagttttatgtacatatataactatatatagttttatgtacatatataactatatatagttttatgtacatataactatatatagttttatatacatatataactatatagatagttttatatacatatgtgactatatatagttttatatacatatgtgactatatatagttttatatacatatatgactatatatagttttatatacatatatgactatatatgtatatataactgtCACATCAGCCTCTTCTGCATGTTAACTAAATATGTGTACTAGTtacaagttatatatatatagagttacatatatatagttatatatctgtagagttatatatatatatatatatatatatatataacttgtaACTAGTACAAATATTTCGTTAACGTGCAGAAGAGGTTGATGTGACATGATACTGAGTACCAGATCTTGTGGCTTTCAGCCCTGAGTTAACCTTGCCTGATATACGAATATATGAACCTggtttctcattttatctttctgGACCAGAAGCAGTAGTCCTAATGGGATATCTGTGTGGACAGCAACTGATTATCACCTTTTATCATATCAGTGAGGAAATAATGGGACCTTGTAGAATTGTAGAATGACACATAGGTATTTGGGGTTTTGTAAGACTTGGCAGTTCAGATTTTTAAGGTTTATAGCCTTTAGACACCTAACCCTGCAAGGTGTGCTTGATAGCACATTTGACTTCTGCAGTTTGACAGATTAGGACATGGTTCTTGCCTGTACTTGTATCCTTAGAGGGGATGGTCCTTAAAGCAGATgctacacagtgcctggcatggtgcTGGGCAttaatagatgctcagtaaatccCAGTGGAATTGAAGGAACTCTTGAGACCTATTGACTGACTGCGGTTGAGAGATGATCTTGTCAGATGATGAGGAGTGGAGGGTTTCAGCATGGAACTACAGATTAAACCTAGTCACTGTGCAGAATGAACAAGCCTTGTGCAGGGAATCCAAGGACAGCTATAGAAGTGACACTGGGCTAACACTGGGCTAGTGGAATTTTAGCCTGCTTCCCCGACCACCCTCACAATATCTATCTGATGGGAAGGCCCCGTataggaagtgtgtgtgtgtgtgtgtgtgtgaagggtgGTGATTCTTCAGAAAGATGTGGCAGTCTAGGGTGTTAAGGACACATTGGGGCTTATCCACAATCACAGATGCATCCTTTGGAGACAACCCAGCTTCTGATTCATAAATCACAAAAAAGTTGGAGATTTGTTCTTTCTGCATCTCAGCTTAGCTTATCTTTGTGGGAAGCTCACATCTTCCTGCTACAGGCATCTTCAGAGCAAGAGAGAAGCAGGTAGAGGAGACAGTGTGAGGGCCTCCCGCATTGTGATGCACAGCTTGGCCATCTTAACAAGCTATGTTGGGGGGATTTAGGAAAGAGCAGCTGCAAACTACTCTGAGAAGGCTGCTTCTCTGAGTAGAGGCACCTGGCTCCTGGGCCCCAGTCTGAGATTTCATTTCTTGAGCTTGGTGAGCCCCAGTTGGATGGAAGCATGCTCATCACAACCTTGAAGTATCCAGAGCTACACACATGGGTTCTCATGACTGAGTGCTGACTACTTATCTAACAGGTTAAAGGGGCAGCAGGTGGCTGTAAAGAATAAAATGTACACAGGACAGGGGCTTGGGAGCTTGGCAGGACAGGAGTAGTGCTTGGAAGCCCTTTGCACTGTTGACTTGGAATGGGAACAGTTTTCTCTCACAGTCCTGGCCCAGGAAGTGTCACAGAACTCCAGGTACCTCCTGGGCTGCCATTTTCCTCCTTTCTACTGCCCTTCTGGGCTAACAGTTTGAAGGGGTGGCTGATCCTCGGTGTTACATGGGGAGAACTGCTTAGAGGTGGGTAGGAGAAGGAGAGCTCTGCAGTGGTTCGTGGCTACTGGTGTTCCCTCTCCAGGAACCTTCCCTGGATTCATCACACCCACTGGTTCCATCTCCCTCACCACTTTCCCTTTCCAAGGCCTTAAGGAACAATTGTACTAGTTACGGTCTGCTAATGACACATTGATttgacttgtttcttttttcaagtTATAATTGTCCTTGAAGGAAGGCTCCCTATTAGTTCTTAACTCTGCATCTTAGGATTTAAAGAGCATTTATAGCCCCCTGGGGTGTTATCAGGCAGTGTTGACTCTTACTTGGTCCTCTTTTGGGTGCTCCTGGAGCCCATGATTTTGCTGAGGGTGGGGACCACAGATGAGTTGTTCAGACCTTTTCAAACAGCTTATAGATGCACACAGGGTTAGCAGTGCATCCAGGGAT includes these proteins:
- the LORICRIN gene encoding loricrin; protein product: MLSSPLPGSPSFSDKMSYQKKQPTPQPPVDCVKTSGGGGGGGGGSGGGGCGFFGGGGYSGGGCGGGSSGGGGGGGIGGCGGGSGGSIKYSGGGGSSGGGSGCFSSGGGGSGCFSSGGGGSGCGGGSSGGGSGCFSSGGDGSSGGGSGCFSSGGGGFSGQAVQCQSYGGVSSGGSSGGGSGCFSSGGGGGSVCGYSGGGSGGGYSGGGSGCGGGSSGGGGSGYVSSQQVTQTSCTPQPSYGGGSSGGGGSGGSGCFSSGGGGGSSGCGGGSSGTGSGCIISGGDSVCGGGSSGGGGGGSSVGGSGSGKGVPICHQTQQKQAPTWPSK